In the genome of Pungitius pungitius chromosome 5, fPunPun2.1, whole genome shotgun sequence, the window ACTCATAATACCCCCATTCCTGTGTGTTCCCACTGAGTGCAGCAACgttaatcttttaaaaaaaaaatggttttacaataataaaaagaagacagaattataaattaggattttttatataatttttctatttttcttcaaTGCTGAAATGGTCCATATTTCAAACGGCATTAATATGAAATTCAACTCTCTACCGGTTTAATTTGTGCCTGGCGCTCCATAAAAAGGCATCCGATAACAGAAGACGTGGCTGCATGTGCGAGTGTGTTGGGTCAAGGCCCCCGGCCACCCCTCGTCTTCTTCAAAGCGCGTGAATGACAGCAGCAAACATCAGTCCGCCTTAAAGCGAGTGGCCACTGTGAGGCAAACTGGGTCAGTGACGGCAGAAGACATTTCACTGCCCCGACAGCTCCAGTCAATAtacactgctgcacacacataAGAGTTCTATAAGTCAATGGTATGGGGACAGATTTATGTTGCATCCACATCCCAGAAATCAATGGCCGTGCTGTGATTAAATTGCATTTTGGGCTTCGTGCAAGTGCGAGCGTTTGTTTTTAGTGGACAGGATGAAGAAGCTTCATCATCAAGGCAGCTCTAGCGGGACCATAGCCCATGAGAATTCGTACCTTGCATTTATGTGCATATTCACAACGATTAACCAGCTAATTGACCAACTCTTTTGAAGCGAAACATTGTCCTGTTAATAGTGCGAAGCagcaatgatgataatgatgatgatgaggaaaaaaccTGCTCCGTTAGTTTCAAGTCTTATTTAATACATCATGATGTACATGTATTTAGTAAGTCATGTTCCATAAAGAGTGCAGTAGACAACAGAGCAGGCAGCGCCTGAGGGAGTGGCTACTTTGTCAGAAGCAGGTCACTACCAAGGCGTTTCCCGTGTTCTGGTGTTACGACTTAAAGTGTTATACGTATACATCATTCAATGTGTATCCGGCGGCAACAGCTGCAACCTTCTGAAACGGAAGCTCTTGCTTTTGAGGATATCCACGTCCTAGTGGTCAGGTGTGTAGAGGTGAGATAGTGCTCAGCATTTGAACTTCTCTTTCAgccttttgtgtcttttatgaATGTCATGAATGTCCTCGACGAGTCCCAAAAGCGCTCCCGAACCATCACGCCGTGCCTTTGTCACAGAGGCGTCGCCCACCCCGACGCTGTTGGATGACACTTTGCATGCCAGAAGAGCTTGTTGACTTAAGTGTCCTCTGGATGGTTGAAGTATCCAAAGTACATAGCACATGATGAAAAGCATGCAAGTTGTAAACGGCTTCCCCTCTTAACACCATGTACGTGGTCATTTACATTACAAGTAGACATGCTATGCTTTGTTTGGCCCAACTTTCGCAAAAAAGATATAAACACTCCTGTATGAAACGCAGCGAGTCATCGCATAGGAGAAGCTGTAACAGAGACCGCTAAATGGAAAATCATTTTATCATTAAATAATTCTGTTGGTCATTTGGAGAGATCTGCATTTCAATGTATACATACATGCAACACTCctcttttaaaatgaacacGTGCTTATTGTAATTTTCGGTCTAGCCTGTTGGTCTGGATTTTAGCCGTTAAGCTTGACTTCCTCCATGGAGTGCAGcaggaataaaacacaaaacctgTTAATGAGTCATCTTTTTGGCCCTTTTGCGATTCCTCTCCACACGGTTGGTGATTTTGGTTCGATGCCTAAAACAATGGGAGTGGGTCCTACAACACAACGAATCACTAAATGCACTACTTGAGCATTGAAGCTTTTACTCGTATTCTAAAAAAGGCGATGTCTAACAAACTGTAGCGACCGACCCGCCTACATCATGGCGTCGGCGACATGAAGTCATGCTTTGTGATGACAATTGTTCACCACGGAGCTTTATTTTCTACATAATCCAAAAATCCCCTCCGGCTTTTTCCTCCCGAGGGAACTAGGGCGCAGTGAACTTCCTGGTCGGCCCGCAAGAATGCCTCGCCTCTGCTGctccgcggcggcggcgaccgACCggtagagcacggccgcgaacACACCTGCTTCCTCCCCAGAACGCGTCCCAGCGGGCTTTCGTGGTCCGGTGCGTTGAGTCGCGGCCCGTGGAGAATGTCTGTGACCGGCTCCGTGCGTGACGAGCCGCCGCGGCCTCCTCCTCACGCCGCTACGGCCTTCTTACGCCATTTGATTTCCGTGCGACGGCGCGTTTGTGTTAAGACGCTCCCTCGTGAGCTTGGATTATTTAACGTGAACATTTATAAGCAGACCAGCACTACGGCTGAATGAATTTgcctcttcgggggggggggcatttctgaCAGAACGCCATTTGATAAGGCACGATGAGTTATTTCGTCGCTGTTGAGCCTGGATGAAATGCAGGCCAGGCAGTCATGTGTGTagtcatgtatgtatgtatgtatgtatgtatgtgcaaAGCCACTCAACCCCGGCGAGAATCCACCTCCTCCACTTTCTGTGTAACCATGGCGTGGCTTTGTgagcagtgggggaggggagccACTGTGGCTCtgacatgtatgtgtgtatgtgcatcacTAGTGGTGACTCCCCACGCACCATCCCCCGCATCTCTCGCTCccgcttgtgtttttttttctctcttctcacctcctccatcctcctctccatcctcctctctttcctgcTCTGTTCTCCCTTCCAGCTCCTCCATTACACAGGTCCTCCCCCACCCTGCACACGCAGCCCTGTGCAGCCACGGTGCACTGTGATCCTGCCTATGTAGAGCAGGCACATTGAGTCGGGCGAGGCCCGCAGGAGTGAAAACCCGTTTGTAGTAGGTCCATAGGTGGAGGAACGGTGGTGTTTGACCCGATCGTCCTCAAAGAGGCTCCACAGCTCGTTTACTAAGACCGTGTCCAGGGGTTTGAGATAAAATGACGACGCTGTGCGTGGAGTTCATCGTTGGGACAGTCGGTCATTTTTTTGACATCGCCCTAACCACCCGGTACCCAGGGACACCACCCGGCTTTGTCACACTCCGGTCACACAGCAGCTGTGATTTAAGCTGCCAGGAGGACTTCCACAAGGTTTTAAGAGTTGTTAACCCCCACTAAAGGAAATTCCATACAAACTTTGATCTTATCAATCCTGTCGGCGATATCAACTCTACACTGAcgtggaagccccccccccccgcccccccgacccTGAAATGTAGCTGGAATAAGGGGGATCAGTTCCCTGTTATGTCACCGGCGGCTGTCTGCCCTGCACAGGAATGCACACCggcgtgagggagggggggagggcccCCCCAGAGTGAGATCCAGAGCACCCGGAGCTGAAACAAGATGACACCCCCCcgcagcccacacacacacacacacacacagacacgacaCCCACCGCCGTTCGGCATTGTAAGAGGTCATTTCTAAGCTTAGTCCCTGACAGTAGGTTGTCAAACATGGAGAGGTGAGGGGTGTGCGAGTGTCCTCTGCGGGTCTCGGGCCGTGTCACGAGGGACAGCGTCGAGCTGGAGGTGCAGACGGGCTATTTTTGGGGACCAGGAGGGGTCAGGTGGAGGTTGATGAGGGTTCAGGAATGCAGAGgggatcttttctttttccaggagCAGCTCTGTTGTtcgttttggtttttttttgtcagacaaCTGCAATGCAGAAGTCACGCTGCCCGCTTACCTCCAgctatgtccccccccccccccccccccggtctcagTGCTCCATGCGCCGTGGATAATCAGGCGATTTGAAAAGGGCAGAGTCCCTCGCTTGTGTTTTCTAGTTACTGTTACTATGTTTCCCCGTGGCCTCGCCGTCACGTGTTTGAAGCGTGGCCCTCAGAAAAGCACAAGGATCCTCCATAGAAAAAGCCTCTCAGCCGTGTTTTTCTTCGAATTGATGAGTTTCTCAGCCGTAGTGACTGCTCATAAACTCCCACGCAGCCCTTTTGTGCCTCTCTCAGTCCCCCGGCAGCGAGGCCTTGGTGCTGTATGATGGAACCGTAGCCTGTTTAAAGCAGTAGTCGTGTGTGGTGTctcatgtgtgtttctgtctccgCAGGTCTACGCACAATGAAATGGAAAAGAACAGGTGTGTAAAAAAtgctctcctctgtgtgtgtttgtacgtgtTTGTTGATTGTTGCTTTTTACCCAGAATCACAATTAAGACgatacattattttaatttgagtagttaaaaagaacaaaggaatggatattaataatgatggggggggggggtctacgtTTTATTGGTCCAATACTTGAAtgacattcccatcagcctcgGCTGTAGCTGTGTTCATTGCTAATGAGCATATGTTAGCATGTGAAACTCTGCATGTAAACATTGACACTGTAAGTAAATGCTGATGTTTTCGATAAGGCCACAGCTGTTATAAAAGGCTGTGTACAATAAAACTCAGTTTCTCAGGCAGACGTTTTAGACATGTGATCCATTCATTCAGTTAGGAAGTCGCCGTCGGCCTCCATCTTGCTGCCTGTGCAAGTCGATCCAAACCAGCAGCCCAGTAGAGCGGCTGAATAATACATGTCACCGAGGCCTGTGCATTGGACTTGGCCCcccgtgtgtgtgcatgtgtgtttgtgtgtgtgtgtgtgcgtgagtgtgtccAGAGATGCCTCAAAATGACCACCGTAGCCTATTGCACTTGAGAACATTGAAAGCCTTCAGCCAGCTTGTCCCACCAGTAGCGTGAGGACAGAACGCCGTCATATGCAGTAAATTACCTCATGCCTGATGAGAGCAACGAGAAATTTGCacattgtttgtttaatggaCATTTCCCCGACTATGTTGGAACAACACAGGAGCGAGGGCATTTCCATGTTATGTAAGGTTAGTTTTCGTGCCCTTTGGACTAAGCCAGCTGGGAAACGGGCCCTTGCTTTCAACAGCTGAGACGTGTTCTTTGAAACGGACCGGCCCTTTTCCCAATGAGCTGCTCGACAACTAGAGCGATTTATTTTGCCgcgcaaaaaaaattaaaaataaactgcagCGTTGATCGCTGGTCAGCTGCCAAAATCGGTCTTTCcctgtttgcatgtgtgcggTTTTGAGCGTGCGCGCATTCGGGGGGGGCCGTGGCGCTTGCATCCGGATCACTCGCAGCGAGCCGATGAACATCGTTGAGCCCGCCGTCATTcgccaaaaatacagttttttttgaTCTTGGGGAGAGTGTGACGCACGCACACGCCCAcactctctctgacacacacacacacacacacacacacacgggcagagGGACACTTACACACTGGAGCTGGAAGTGTGTGTTGCGTAACAGCGGGTCGAGTGGACAGTAGCAGCAGACGGGGCCGCCAGCTTGGAGCGGCTGTGAGCTGTGTGCCGGGGGCTGCTGGCATCGACATGGAGTTCAGATCTGTCCGCCTTTTGGATTCCAGCACACTTTAGTTCTTGGATGTGAGGATTCGCACACTGTtcctcaaacaaaaacatgggagaaatttgttttccatctatccatccaaaaaaaaaatgtcttattgGGCAGCGAACTTCTCATTAATAAATCTTCAAATATCCAACAATAGATGCACTTCATTCCATCTCTATCACAAcgtttttattctattttatcCAGGCACATTGTGTTATTGTTGCTTCAGGTTTTAGAggtttagcttctttttttaagatttttttCTATAGGCCCTATACCAGTCTAAAGCCATGCTAGCCGTCCTGTGAGGTTCTACTGAGGCACTTGGTGCTTTGTGTTAAACGCCCAGATCGGCATGGTAACGTGGTCACAACGACTGCGTTCACCAATCAGCCGCCTGCTGATATTTTCTGATCAGCACTAAACTCAAATTGCAGCTGAAGCTGCTGACGATGTCAAAGCAGGAATTTGGGAAAAACGTCATGTTTTAACTGATGATGGCACTTAATAAAAAGTGAATGACTCACCAGAGGTAAGGTTCATCATGTTtgactgtttctctctctctctctctcttgtgttttCAGACGGGCAAATCTAAGGCTGTGTTTAGAGCGCTTGAAGTCCCTCGTTCCTTTGGGACCCGACGCTAACCGGCACACCACCCTCAGCCTGCTGATGAAGGCCAGAGATCACATCAAGGTGCGTGCTCCTATTTGCGTGTTTGGTTCCCACGTAATCAACGCAAGGAGGCAAAGCAGGTTTAGCTGCGTAGCGCGTGTCAATGCGACTCTgaagaagttttaaaaaaaagacccagGTGAGAGGAACATATGGCATGAAAATCTAATGTGATTAATTGctaaattattaataattaattacaaaacaaGAAGCCTTTTCAACATCCGTACTCGACCGTCTCGAACGGAGCAATGAACTTGTAATCTCAGTTCAGTGACGGGGTCAAAATCCAAGCCGCGAGTCATCAAGATAAGACCCAAGAAGATTCAGACTGTACCTCGACCTCGAAAACACtcacaaattgtagcacttaaattgtacttataatggctcttatctataacacgTTGTAATTGCtgtggataaaagcgtcggctaaatgacacgtaatgtaatgtaaaagataCATTTCCGTTTGTTTGGGGGACTGAAATGTCTTTGATAAGTTACTGAGGGAAcaggcagaacacacacagagcacagatCTCTGACATtttctccatgtgtgtgttccccccccccccccccccccccccccggcccccccctgcagaggtTGGAGGAGAGCGACAGGAGAGCTCAGCACACTGTGGAGCAACTGCAGCGTGAGCGGAGGCACCTGAGGAGGCGCCTGGAGCAGCTCGGGGTGGAGAGGACCCGCATGGACAGCACCGGCTCCAACGCGTCAGACAAGTCTGACTCCGACCAAGGTACGTGCACGCGATGCGCTCACCACCCGCCGCCACATTTAGGGCGGTCCAGAAGAGAGCgttttacatttgaaatgctTGACAAAGTGATCCACTGTGGTCTACCACGTGGGCGTCAAAGAACAATGAAAGTCAGTGTAAGGCATTGTCATATTCccttaaatataaaaaaaaacataggaaacaaaacaaaacatcaacacacggattgttgagttttttttaattagccgCGCAGCAGTTCGCCCCGTAAAGCTTCTCGAAACACCGCGCCGAACGCTCTCGTCTCGTTCAGACCCATCCCAACGCCTCCCTCTTGCTCCCACAGAGGACCTGGACGTTGACGTGGAGGGGACGGACTACCTGCTGGGCGACCTGGAGTGGAGCACCAGCAGCGTGAGCGACTCCGGGGACGAGCGGGGCAGCCTGCGCAGCGGCTGCAGCGACGAGGGCTACTCCAGcgccagcctgctgctgctgcaggacactCAGGAGAGGGCCAAGCAGAGCGGCTGCAGCCTATAGACGGCGCCACGACTCCAGCTTCTCCCCCCTCCGCCAATCCCATCACTCCTTAaatcccctcctccccccactcccctcgcCCCTCACTCTCCATATATACAACGACTGACCGAGTCTGGGGCCTCTCGGGGGGCCCTCTGTGGACTTACTGTTCCCACGATGACTTCCTCGAAGGCCGCATCcagcccatcatcatcatcatcatcatcatcggcggtCAGTCTTCAGGGTATCCCCCGTTCTGTCCTGCACCAATCAAACGAGTGGGATTTTAAAGACACTCCATCTCTCCATCCGTCGGAAACGCAACTTTCAGCCAGAGAATGTTACCACACAATGTCCCACTGCCTCTTTTTCTATGCCTCAAGAGCCATGGGAAGCACTTATGAGATTTCACCCCAGCTTCACACATacgtagtcacacacacacacacacacacacacacacacacccttccatTGCCCCAGCGAGACAGAGTCCTCCCAAAGGTGTAACACTGACCCGGGGGCTTGTTTTTATGCCCCAGTCACCAATCAACCACCTGTGCATGCTGTTGTGCacttttaattgcttttaactataattgtttgttttttttcttctacttttaaGAAATGTCTGAAAATCgtaaacgaccccccccccccccccccctccccaccccccactacTACTACAGCTGTTACAGGATGaagtgagtgtttttaaaaacgTGGTCTGCTGTGCTGTAGGGACGGTAACGTGTAACAGTGTGTTGTGCTGAGCTGTTTAGGGCCGACAGCAATACGTCCCCTTGGTGTAACTActccgtcctttttttttctgtccgcGCCTGCCATTCGGCATTTGGGGTACAAAGtaacacgcaaaaaaaaaaaaacacaaaaaaacacaaatgtgtgcaGCATGAGATTGTGAGCGGGCGGTGGGGAGGTTTCAGGGGCGGGTTTCGGTgttttctgcctctctctgaCGACGGTGGCGTTTTTTTACAGCATCCTTTTATCGtaaatgtgtgtctgtcacGTCTGAGCCTGGCGGTCACGAGCCagtcgggtggggggggagacgggagggggagacgggggggggggcgacttttCAACCACCAGCCTCCCCTTCGGGCTGAACGCCGGCACACCTTGGCACGTGCTGGGGTATATTTCTCGTGCGCTGCttcacctctgcccccccccccccccgccccccccctaccccgtTCACCAGGTATTAATAGGAAGGGACGAGCAGATCTACTGAAAGCAGTCGAGAGACTGGAGCACATTCcattggagggagagagagggacggcAGGTGAGACTCACAGCATTATTCTCAGACTTTATTTATAAAGGGTGGTCTTCAGCcttcgccacacacacacacacacacggataaagAGCACTAAAATGTTAAAAGCTACAGATTATCCCTCCTTTGCCTTGCCCGCATAGCTATTTATTGTCTctgcgaaaagaaaaaaaatgttcatgtaAATAGTTTACAGAAAGATCTCTATGTCTAtcaacaaatgtatttattagataTGCTAAATATATAGATGAATAGAATATATTTAATTAGTCCTAGCTTCTGGTCTTCTGGTGCGTTTTCTTGGGGGAGTTGCTGATGTGTAGTTTGTTTGCACAGCCTCGTCCGACCCATACAGTGTGTAGACATGTCCCTTGTGCCTCGAGGCTTCTGTgtccaaaatgaaatgttttctctGTGGTTGATCCTCATTTTTAGCTTTCAAAGCCATCTCGCCCTTTGGTGCGGgaataaaaaggacaaaaaaaaaaaaatcgaaataatttattataaacaacaacaaaaaaagtataaaagcgCGAGGAGCCGGTGGGATGAGCGGCGGCTACGATTCCTCCGCCGAAGCTGCGTCGCCGCTCCGCCTCGTGAGAGCGCAGCGCTTCGTTTGTTCAGCAGCTTCTCGAATGTACGTGacctcacccccccgccccccccccggcagtgTGGCAGCACAGGGCCACCGCTCGCAAAGCTCAGTTAAAGCATGAAGAGGAATCACAAAATATAGGTCTAGGAATGTTTAGTGTTTGGTTGtgaaatgctgcttttttttttttttcctttttcttcttcttcttctttttccaagGCGCTGTGTAGCCACGTCATAAAAGGGAGACTGACTAAAGGGGGACATGTAATGGAAACAAGGTGCGATGAGCAGTTCTGTTCACTGAAATGCCAACAGtcggtgtgtgcatgtgtatacagtgtgtgtgtgtgtgtgtgtgtgtgtgtgtgtgtgtgtgtgtgtgtgtgtgtgtgtgtgtgtgtgtgtgtgtgtgtgtgtgtgtgtttcgtcaCTGTCTTCAGAGAGAAATGTTGGGGTGGTGGAGGGTGGGTGAAATGAATTGTATGGCTAAATTTCTGTTCTGGTtcctttgttcatttgtttactagttaaatgcaacaaaaaaaaaacacttcatgtATGAACCTCAGCATTGACGTCTGTCTCTGAGAGAAAACcgctttctccttcttttttttttttcttcccatccATGGCCTGTTGTCTGTCTtccataagtgtgtgtgtgtgtgtgtgtgtgtgtgtgtgtgtgtgtgtgtgtgtgtgtgtgtgtgtgtgtgtgtgtgtgtgtgtgtgtgtgtgtgtgtgtgtgtgtgtgtgtgtgtgtgtgtgtgtgtgagtgtgtgagagagagagactcccaCTCGCTGCGTTTGTGTCCCCCCCGGTGCAGcgaggcaggtgtgtgtgtgtgtgtggagggagaggaagggttGGGGTGTATGtgaatgatcccccccccccggtgctctCGGCGTCTGCCTTAAAGAAGCAGGCGTGGAATCTCTCAAAGAACACGACTACAGACCAGTCGTTTTAAGCTACACGTTTCAGCTTCAGGGGCAACATGTGTTCACTTGTTTGTATGTTTGATTTTTGCACATTTTGACCCTGCATACAAAGTGGCTGCTAATGCCTTAAAAACAGACACGACCTACCGGAAGTATGTGATATGTAATGAGTAAGCATGATGTATCACACAAGGGCCATTCCTTTTCAGGCGTGGTGCTTTCATGcgttacacaacacacacagacacacacacacacagacacacacacaccccgtcaTAGCTCCATGAACATCGTCGCTCCCTTTCTCCTCAGAAAGATCAAATGTatgtttattgaacaataaCTTAAAGGAGGGAGTTTGTGCACTTACTGAGAATTGGATCATTTGGACACTGTCGTCTAAAGAAGTCACTTCCAATGTGGAGGAAAAGTGAATCGTTGAGCAGCAATTTGTATTTGCCATTGATATTAAaggaataaaacatttgaaacactTGTTTACCTACCTATACACCTGTCCGTGTCTTGATTTCTACCAGGGACGCCAGCACGTTTCTCACAGAGTTGATCATGTGATGTGGCGGTTGAATAgatgcagaggagagagaagctcCACGGGGGCCTTGATCCTCGCCCGCCATCCACTGTTTGTCGGAGTAATCCCGGGTTTGTGTGATCACAGCCGCTCAATAACCGACACCCCATCCCCCCTGGAGCTGTCTGgctgctgggggagggggggaggggggaaggggggggggcacaatcaGAGGGGAAAAACCATCACGGGGAGTTCATCGTTCGCACAAACACCATTTTGATACATGGGAGGTCATCACAAGCAGAAggattttctgtttcatttcagCCTTGGAGGTATCAACTGTCTCATCTTTAGTAAAACATATTGATCAGTTATGTCAGGTAGTTTTCAGGATATCCTCGATAATTATGTTCATTTTAAAGATTTACATTGAAATCTGTTAAGACGCTATCTTTTAGTTTTCCATACATACACAAGATCAGTACACAACTAAACCTTCTGGCTTTTGAAAGATATCAGCTAGTGTCAGATCATTTTATATCCATCTATTTTTCTATGCATCCATCTTATCTATTCATCTCGTTCCATGTTGGTGTATGATGGTCCTCTCCTTCCATCCTGCTGTAAAGCACTAAAGACCCACCTTACGTGTAATCTGCACACGAAGCACAGACGCCGCAATGCAGCTTGGCCTGATCCGAGCAGGCCGGTACGGCGATGGccagcctgctgctgtgtgttttcaaaTGTCACTGACGGCAACAGAGTTGTGTTAGGAGGCGTGTTTATCTGTTTTAAGGGTCAAAGGCCTATTGACCCATCTCGCCATGTGTGTTCGCTTATCAGATTAGTCAAAACCAGCACACATCACCTTCTTTTGACATTTGCCTTTCGGACCGCCGCGACCTGTCTTGGGCACTTTCACCCGCGAACGAGCACACACGCAAACGTGCATTTAGACACGTAGTGGCGGGGACACAGCCGCGTGACACCCACTCACACCGAGGCATTACGAAAACAGACAACAGCATGTGATTCATCAACACGACACGAGGCAAACGATTGAGATGTTCTGTATTTAATCACTAACACGCTTCTAGTAACGGAAAAACAGGCGTGTAAGAAGTTGTATTGATAATGAGCGCATTGGGTTTAGGTGATACGTTGCCACTTGATTTGAGTGCAAATAAAGTACGTTTTAGAAAAAGGCTTACGGCCAATCCACCGTTTCTGAAGGCGGTCCGCGGTGTCTCCGtggaaatggatttaaaaagatCAACGAGCAGTAGATGGCACATATCACTGAATGCATCTAATGGGCCTCAGTGGATTTCATCACCTCAGTAGAAACTTGCTGGTTGGCACACGCCTTACATGATCATCCTCCATCCCAGTTGGCAGCTCAGATCAAGAgatatttgagtgtgtgtttgtgtgtgctttgcaTGTGCACGTATGCATgtatgcgcatgtgtgtgtgtgtgtgtgtgtgtgtgtgtgtgtgtgtgtgtgtgtgtgtgtgtgtgtgtgcaaacagatggaggaggtggTCTTGGCCTGCTGAAAACGAGGCGTCCCGTGGGACCTGAGGGAAGAGGGCACATCAGACAAGATGAGTGCATCGCAGACGGAACaaaggcgagggggggggggggggtctgagtggCCGGCACGTGACACGTAGCGAAGCCCCTCACAGAAGCCCTCGCTCGGCGAGGAACACCTGCCATATCAAAGCAACAAAGGGAAAAGCGGCTTCAAAGGAGCCGTGCTGCTGCCGAGCGTCTCGTGTCGGGACCGTGTGGGAATTTCCCGAGTTATTAGATGCCATTATGAACTTAAAGGAAATGAGCAGAGCGAGAGACGCAATATGTCTTTCACTCCCAGATGATGAATTATATTTATTGACTTGTCAAAGGTGTAAGATCTGGCCAGGTTCTCCAAACAAATAAGGGATTCTGTCCACCTACCCTACTAGATCCATAAAATCAAAATGTACCGTCATAATTTGCCAAAGTGAAGTCAATTATTAACTAACAGCTGGGCCAGAGTATTCTGAGAGTGAATTAAAATAACACTACCATGTCATACTCACGAGTGGAGTCGGCCTACAGATTTTATTGGCTTTTTTGTATTAACACTATATTTGGGGgtcttacattttattttgtttgataaATTGGATTTAATTCAGAAATTGCTGTGTCTTGTCCTCTGCAGCTTACTGCTTCTGGAGGATGGAGGCCAGCGCAGGAGCTGGACACCCAGTCAGCTGAGCTGTAGTAGCTTCAGTTGACCCTTCCTGAGGCCTTGAACCCTGCTGGTACTCTGTGAGGCTGTCAGACTGTGATACTATCACTATTTTGGAAAaaggttaatttatttttagacaGTAAAGTTTAAGATTATGCAATGAATAAAAgcctttaatatatatatatatatatatatatatatatatatatatatatatatatatatatatatatatatatatatatatatatatatatatatatgtgtgtagaGGCTGTCTTTCTTTCAGTGGTTCCACCAtttgcttttgcttcaataCCAGAAAGCTTC includes:
- the mxd1 gene encoding max dimerization protein 1, producing the protein MAAIGMVQMLIEAAEYLERREREAEHGYASMPPFTSSQERESLKRKSKSKKNTSSRSTHNEMEKNRRANLRLCLERLKSLVPLGPDANRHTTLSLLMKARDHIKRLEESDRRAQHTVEQLQRERRHLRRRLEQLGVERTRMDSTGSNASDKSDSDQEDLDVDVEGTDYLLGDLEWSTSSVSDSGDERGSLRSGCSDEGYSSASLLLLQDTQERAKQSGCSL